The Pseudomonas sp. DG56-2 genome contains a region encoding:
- a CDS encoding glycogen/starch/alpha-glucan phosphorylase: MSQEPLARDAEVAAFRTAVLDKLTYSVGKDPEHAFDHDWFEAIALAARDHMVDHWMDHTRQIYRKSQKRVYYLSLEFLIGRLLYDSLSNLGLLDVAREALEGLDVDLERIRLLEPDAALGNGGLGRLAACFMESMSTLGIAAHGYGIRYEHGLFRQAVVDGWQQEQTENWLDFGNPWEFERAEVIYPISFGGSVETVHDADGQQRQVWWPGETVRAVAYDTPVVGWRGSSVNTLRLWRARALEELHLERFNAGDHLGAVAEVARAESISRVLYPADSTEAGQELRLRQEYFFVSASLQDLLRRHLNMHDSLLNLHESAAIQLNDTHPSIAVAELMRLLVDQHEVPWDTAWQLTVDTLAYTNHTLLPEALETWPVGLMERMLPRHMQIIYLINAFHIDALRAKGIHDFDVLRAVSLIEEDNGRRVRMGNLAFLGSHSVNGVSALHTKLMRSTVFAELHKLYPERINNKTNGITFRRWLYQANPQLTAMLVEALGDGLLDDPEGRLRDLEPFADKAAFRNQFAEQRLHSKRALAALIQERLGISVNPEAMFDVQVKRIHEYKRQLLNLLHTVALHQAIRSEPGAGWAPRVKIFAGKAAASYHQAKLIIKLSNDIARVVNNDPTVRGLLKVVFLPNYNVSLAESIIPAADLSEQISTAGYEASGTSNMKFGLNGALTIGTLDGANVEMCEEVGAENMFIFGLTAQQVEARKRSGEFGANAAIGASHRLNDVLQAIRSGVFSPDDPARYVGLVDSLVAHDRFLVCADFDAYWDAQMRVEALWHDPKRWWRTAVLNTARMGWFSSDRTIREYATQIWKALD, translated from the coding sequence ATGTCTCAGGAACCACTCGCTCGTGACGCAGAGGTGGCTGCTTTTCGCACCGCTGTACTGGATAAATTGACCTATTCGGTCGGTAAGGACCCGGAGCATGCTTTCGATCATGACTGGTTCGAGGCCATTGCCCTGGCAGCCCGTGATCACATGGTCGATCACTGGATGGACCATACGCGGCAGATCTATCGCAAGAGCCAGAAGCGCGTTTACTACTTATCCCTGGAGTTCCTCATCGGTCGCTTGCTGTACGACAGCTTGAGCAATCTGGGGTTGCTGGACGTCGCCCGTGAGGCGCTCGAGGGGCTCGATGTCGATTTGGAGCGCATTCGCCTGTTGGAGCCGGATGCGGCGCTGGGCAATGGTGGTCTTGGGCGCTTGGCGGCGTGCTTCATGGAAAGCATGTCGACCCTGGGCATCGCCGCCCACGGTTATGGCATTCGCTACGAGCACGGTCTGTTTCGTCAGGCAGTGGTCGATGGTTGGCAGCAGGAACAGACCGAGAACTGGCTGGATTTCGGCAACCCCTGGGAGTTCGAGCGCGCCGAGGTGATCTATCCGATCAGCTTCGGTGGCAGCGTCGAGACGGTGCATGACGCCGATGGCCAACAGCGCCAGGTGTGGTGGCCGGGCGAAACGGTACGGGCTGTGGCATATGACACGCCAGTGGTTGGCTGGCGCGGTTCCAGCGTCAATACCTTGCGTCTATGGCGTGCGCGAGCCCTGGAGGAGCTGCACCTGGAGCGATTCAATGCCGGGGATCACTTGGGCGCCGTGGCCGAAGTGGCGCGCGCCGAAAGTATTTCGCGGGTGCTTTACCCCGCCGACAGTACCGAGGCCGGGCAGGAGTTGCGTCTGCGTCAGGAGTACTTTTTCGTCAGCGCCTCGCTGCAGGACCTGTTGCGCCGGCACCTGAACATGCACGACAGCCTGCTCAACCTGCATGAGTCGGCAGCGATCCAGCTCAATGACACTCACCCCTCGATTGCCGTGGCCGAATTGATGCGCCTACTGGTAGACCAGCATGAGGTGCCGTGGGACACCGCCTGGCAACTGACTGTCGATACACTTGCATACACCAACCACACCCTGTTGCCTGAAGCGCTGGAAACCTGGCCCGTCGGCCTGATGGAGCGCATGTTGCCGCGGCACATGCAGATCATCTACCTGATCAATGCCTTTCACATCGATGCGCTGCGGGCCAAGGGCATTCATGACTTTGACGTACTGCGCGCGGTATCGCTGATCGAGGAAGACAATGGTCGGCGGGTGCGGATGGGAAACCTGGCCTTCCTTGGTTCGCATAGCGTCAATGGCGTGTCTGCATTGCACACCAAGTTGATGCGCAGCACGGTGTTTGCCGAGCTGCACAAGCTCTACCCCGAACGGATCAACAACAAGACCAATGGCATTACCTTCCGTAGATGGCTGTACCAGGCCAATCCACAGTTGACCGCTATGCTGGTTGAAGCCTTGGGCGATGGTTTGCTCGACGATCCGGAAGGTCGCTTGCGTGATCTTGAGCCCTTTGCCGACAAGGCAGCGTTTCGCAACCAGTTTGCCGAGCAGCGTTTGCACAGCAAGAGGGCACTGGCCGCTTTGATCCAGGAGCGCCTGGGCATATCAGTCAACCCTGAGGCGATGTTCGATGTGCAGGTCAAGCGCATCCACGAGTACAAGCGCCAGTTGCTCAACCTGCTGCACACTGTGGCCCTGCATCAGGCGATCCGCTCGGAACCGGGAGCGGGATGGGCGCCGCGGGTAAAAATTTTCGCTGGCAAGGCTGCCGCCAGTTACCACCAAGCCAAACTGATCATCAAATTGAGCAACGACATCGCTCGGGTGGTGAACAACGACCCCACGGTCCGCGGCCTGCTCAAAGTGGTGTTCTTGCCCAACTACAACGTCAGTCTGGCTGAAAGCATCATCCCGGCGGCCGATCTTTCCGAGCAGATCTCCACTGCCGGTTATGAGGCTTCCGGGACCAGCAACATGAAATTCGGCCTCAACGGTGCCCTGACCATCGGCACCCTGGATGGCGCCAACGTCGAGATGTGTGAGGAAGTGGGCGCGGAAAACATGTTTATCTTCGGCTTGACCGCGCAGCAGGTCGAGGCTCGCAAGCGCAGCGGCGAATTCGGTGCCAATGCGGCGATAGGCGCCTCTCATCGGCTCAATGACGTGCTCCAGGCCATTCGCAGTGGGGTGTTCTCTCCGGATGATCCCGCGCGATATGTGGGATTGGTGGACTCATTGGTGGCTCATGATCGCTTTCTGGTGTGTGCCGATTTTGATGCCTATTGGGACGCCCAGATGCGCGTCGAAGCGCTCTGGCACGACCCCAAGCGGTGGTGGCGCACAGCTGTGCTCAACACCGCACGGATGGGCTGGTTTTCCTCGGACCGGACAATTCGCGAGTACGCCACGCAAATCTGGAAAGCCCTCGACTAA
- a CDS encoding YkgJ family cysteine cluster protein — MKPTLIAAAEVDRLDTWQKYVSHMCGGCNSTCCQLPVEVKLKDLIRIGVVDEFEQGEPPKSIAKRLQKEGIVDRFNQKSGIFTLAQMSNDDCLYLDRKSRLCTIYDKRPDTCRNHPRVGPRPGYCAYIPKPAARR; from the coding sequence ATGAAACCGACCCTGATTGCCGCCGCCGAAGTTGACCGGCTGGATACCTGGCAAAAATATGTCAGCCATATGTGCGGAGGCTGCAATTCCACCTGCTGCCAATTGCCAGTGGAAGTGAAGCTGAAAGACCTGATCCGCATTGGCGTGGTGGATGAATTCGAGCAAGGCGAGCCGCCAAAGTCGATTGCCAAGCGCTTGCAGAAAGAAGGCATCGTCGATCGTTTCAATCAGAAGTCGGGGATTTTCACCCTGGCGCAAATGAGTAACGACGACTGCTTGTACCTGGATCGTAAAAGCCGTCTGTGCACCATTTATGACAAGCGTCCGGACACCTGCCGTAACCATCCGCGCGTCGGGCCTCGTCCGGGCTACTGCGCCTATATTCCCAAGCCTGCGGCGCGTCGCTAA